The following DNA comes from Triticum aestivum cultivar Chinese Spring chromosome 3D, IWGSC CS RefSeq v2.1, whole genome shotgun sequence.
tgcacttggttcggagattgatagatgttcaactCTCCGACCAACCGGATCCGACGCAATGGAAATTAGCTAATAATGGGATATTTACGGTAAAATCTTTCTATAtggatttgattaattctggcccaGTCTCGAGATCGTTGCATATTTGGAAGATTAAGGTTCCTTTGCGcattaaaatctttatgtggtttgtccacaaacaaGTAATTCTTACCAAGGACAACTTAATCAAGAGGCAATGGGTAGGTAGTCTacgatgttgtttttgtgatcatgatgaaacaatacaacatttatttcgtgaatgcccactcgccaaattgctttggagaacgattcatatagccttcaacATTAATCCTCTAGTTGATATTGTGTCGTTGTTTAAAATGTGGTTAACTAGGGTTGACATACTACtgcggctcgtattcggattggaatatgtgcgcttctatgggctatatggaattgtaggaatgatttgatatttaacagacaacacaatttaactttcttgcaggttatcttcagagctactgCATGggtccgtatgtggtccttactcactcctatggaatccagggagcctttggttactggatgtaaccagtgggagatggtagcatgggctatattcaaccggttcggatggcggtcgcataacaagataggagtctagggagcttatccttcATATTGCCATTCCGGTTGTGATTGTCAGCTTGAACTTTTATTTTTCTTTCGCTCCACTTGCGAGCTATAATACTGTGACGACTTTGTGCTACTTTGCGAACTTTTAAtaagatggttgcatgcatcattatgatgcagaggctgggggcacgcctccatttcaaaaaaaagtgGAGATCAATTATTTAGGTCATGCATGGTGGCATGATGAGGTGGCATAGTTGCGTGTTGAGAGAACTGAAGTTGGATGGGGCTCAAGgaaattaataaaaaaaattaaattatttTTTCTAATGAAAAACATCTCAAGTCAAAATGTCAAATTGATATTTGGTATTCTTTTTTCTCATTTCCATAAAGGTATCTCCTATAAGTCTTGTAGTGTTGTAGAGTTTCCAACATAAGCTTTAGTATTTACGAATAGACAGCACACCCGCCAGTACTGTCATGCATGGTGGCATAATGAGGTGGCATAGTCACGTGTTGAGAGAATCGGAGTTAGAGGGGTTCAAGGAATTTATAAATAAATTAAATTATTTTTTCTAATGAGAAACATCTCAATTCAAAATGACAGATTAATATCCGGTATTTTTTTCTCATTTCCATAAAGGTGTCTCCAAAAAGTCTTGTAGTATtgtagggttttcaaaaaaagtaGTATTTACGAATAGACAACGCACCCGCCAATACTTGTACGCACGTATTGCCTTCTTCAATTCATATTTTCACTCGTTAATCAATCCTATTGATCAATGTCTACCGTCAGTACCAGTCAATTTTCCATACCACATGAACAAGACGACATGTTCATGACATGAGTTTGTCTAAGATTTATGACGTGGATAATTTACGTGACCAGTTATGATGTGGCAGACATGCATGACATGGTGAGGTGGGCACGTGCATGTTGTAAGAATTAAAGGTCGTGCATGTGATGCATGGCTGAAAAATAGCGCAAGTGGATCCTGACAATGCACACTTGGTGAGGTGAAGGGCTGCATGTTGAGAGATTTTCTTGAGGTGGTGATAAACTTTTTAAGAATATATAGGATAGGATGTGGACACAATCCTTAGGAATCTAGTGCATATTCCTAGGAAACGAATGTTCAACATAGGAAAAAATATCCCATGACAAAAAAGTTATATGAATCCTCTAAACTGAATAAGCCCTTAGAGACAACCTTTCTCCACCCTAGCTTATTCCCTGACAATCACCTATCCATTCCCTATCCTCATCATCCCCGCCTTGACTCCCACTCTAAGCCTCACTCTGCTGACGCGATGAACTCCATTCCACTTTTCCTCATGCCGCCGACTCTTTCACATCCCATTGTTTCTATTCTCATTCCACCCTCTTTATTCTTCCTATTCCTGAAAAATTGCCCTAAGGGATATAATCGTCCATCGACACATCGCATGATCAAGATAAAATCACCCAACAATAAACGGTGAATGGTATCCTAGTGGACTTCTCGGTTGCCTCGTGGGCCTGAAAACATGTCGAGAAAGTTCAATACTTGTTTCGGCAAATTTCGTCCATGTTTCGATGGTGTTTAACATAATTTGTTGAAATCCACATAAAGTCAGGTAGCTTAGTACATATGGTTTTGACCGAATAAGCGCCTCACGCAAATACAACATGCTACCAGGACAACTGCCACCGCTGGTTCCCCTTGGCTCTAGGTGCCTTCCGACGCCAGCGAGGTGGGGGAACCCCAGTTTGGGTTGTATGTAGTGTTTGGTCACCCTAACATTAGTTAGGGTTAAGTTCGAGTGTCTCGCTGGCGGTGGTGAGATGTTGTTGTGATCGGCGATGAGGAATAATTATCCCTTTCCTATCCTCATTCAGGCAATGTTGTTTGGCATCGGCGGGGAGCGTGTGGAGTTTCATTCAGGGCCAAGTATTAGGCCTCGTTATGGTCTTCGCTTTGTCTAGGTGATCAGCAGCGCCCTGCGGAGGGGATGATGTTGTGTCGTTTATTTTTTTCTTCGGTTCCTTCTTTGCACATTGAAGCTCAACCAGATGGGACTGCATCAGGGAACTTGCGAGGTTTGTGTCCTCTACCTCTGTCTCGAAGGAATTGGGATTATCTTTTGTCCCTTCTCATCGTCGACTTCTTCGGAACAACGATCTATCTTGACTATGACCATCGATGTCTTCTGGTCTACATTGATGGCTTTTCAGCcactgcttcttcaagctcctgagTCTCAACAAAACTACTGTGTCGAGAAGAAGGCGACAATGAGCTTTTCTAAAATGCAGTGGTGAAGCTACACAAAAATAATTGGGTGGGCCAAAGCAGGCCAAGCAGAAGGAAACTTGTTTTCCCTCTCTCAAAAGCCCAGTTTTATCTAtatctactcctataaaagaaTTAGTTGGTGATGTGGTGTGTCTGtcatccatcatttctgaccattaaatctgcatctaacgattgtgacgtaagttgtggccttttgcaacaatagcccactttctgctccaatttgcagaaaaccctttagtatcttgaaaccaaccacatccctccctcacctcatcaaaatagcccgaggaatatattttgtGTGAAACATAATATAtattttagtgatatatgtatttcaaaactgaagtgttttctttcaagtttatgaataagtattattctactttggatccgttgccatcgcatgggcacattgctagtattCTTCAATGTTTAGGCCATCGGATGGGTGGGTCATATGCCTCATGGCCTTGTTATAGCTCCGCGAGTGCTATAATGCAGAAGGAAGATGGTGATATTTTCTTCAAGGACTTTCGTTTAATTTCTTACTCCCTTCGTCCAGaattacttgtcggagaaatggatcatgtagaaatatttttcatttttatttatttttgcgacaagtaatttcggacgGGGCTGGTTTTGTTGTATGCCCTCCGGCCTTTTTgaagaaaaaatatattttgtgaAAGAAAACAGCGCAGCGAAATACGGGTGGCTCCTGGCCGTACCCGACGGCGACAAATACGCCGGTCAACGGCCTGATCGATTTGCATCAGGCCAATTTGCAAGATTGCCATGAATCCCCCGTTTAATTTATTCAATTTATAATCTAGTAGTAGTACAAAAATGGTCTGGCTCTTCGCTTTGATATTAAACCTCCCTTCTGGCGAGCTGCGCGGGTCgctcccccctccctccctcgctcgctTCGACTTCCTCGCGCCTTCGCGTCCACCAACTGGCCGCCCTCCCGACTCCCGAGCCGCACGTGGCCGCCGCAACAGCAGCGCCAATGGAGGCCCCGAGCAGCCACGTCACTGCCTCCTTCTCCGACTGCGACGACAGCGTCTCCATGGGGGACGCGGCGCCGGACGCGGACGTGGAGGCGCTCCGCCGCCTCTCCGACAACCTCGCCGCCGCCTTCCGCTCGCCGGACGACTTCGCCTTCCTCGCCGACGCGCTCGTCGCCGTGCCGGGCGCGCCCGACCTGCGCGTGCACCGCTGCGTGCTGTCCGCGCGGAGCCCCTTCCTGCGCGCCCTCTTcaagcgccgcgccgccgccgccgccgctaccggtTCGTCCGGCGGCGCCGAGGGCAACCGGGTGGAGCTCCGGGAGCTTCTCGGCGAGGAGGTGGAGGTCGGGTACGAGGCGCTGGAGCTGGTGCTCGACTACCTGTACAGCGGCCGCGTCCGCGACCTCCCCAAGTCGGCGTGCGCCTGCGTCGACGTCGACGGATGCGCCCACGTCGGCTGCCACCCCGCCGTCTCCTTCATGGCGCAGGTCCTCTTCGCCGCATCCACCTTCCAGGTCGGCGAGCTCGCCAGCCTCTTCCAGgtccgcctcccccctccccttctCCACCATGATGCTTTCTTGGTTTCAGACATTTATGGTGCTTGCTGGGAATACATATTTGCGCGCACGTTCTTGTGCTCAGACAGCAAGGTTTAATGCTGTCTTTTCTTTCTACACGCGAGGACGTTTGCTGTATGCGGAAAAATGGGCTTAGATCCCCTTACTATTTCTGCTAAATTTAATCAATTTCAGTACTTCTGAAAAATAGCGTTAAACATTGGTGAGTACTGGTACGTTTTGTCGGTAGCAATGAGGAGCTTGTGCTTATCATGTGGTGATCTTGAAATTGGTGAAGTTGCCAATGAAAATTATACAATTGGGAACTTGAGGTGCTGTGCCATTTTGATGGTATCTCAAGGATTCTTATTCTGATTTTTTTTTGGTAATTCTTCATTGCTCAAAGAATTAGTGGTGTCGATATGGGTACATGCGCCTACTTATATTTTTCATCAATGAAATGCAGTTCTTATGAAACTGTACAAATCTAGGTTGCATTAATGCACGTTTGGTACATATACAATACAAAGGAAAGCATGTACAGCACCTTTCCCCCAGACACAATAGGAAAGCATGTGCACCACCTTTCCTCAGACAATTCACAACACCGGGAGTCTGCCACAATATTATATCGTCTGTTTTTCTCACTTAATAAAGTTTCGGGTGTCAGTGTGTAAAGCACCTAATATTCCTAATGTTCATAAACATATGTGCTCCACAACTCCTTAATTTTCATTAGGATCATCTATTAATGTTATTCTGAGCAGGAGTATTTCGATATTGAATGCCCTTTTTAAGTAACCAGTCATCAATCCATGGGTCTGCGCATGATATAAATGTTTAGATGGAGGCTCATTGTAAAAGATTTTATAACCAATTTGCATTCTATAATCTACTTGCGAGTTATTTGAAACTCATATAATTACTTTTGATAGGCTACTTAAATTTATGCATCTccgatgcagaggctgggggtaaGGAAAGCTTCCGTTTTCtattttttgaaatacttgttGACAGGGCTGTAATCAAGTTGGATTAATCAATGTATGTGTATGCATTCTTAAAGTAGTATCAGATTTGACTGTTTATGTGTCTATATTCTTATCCAACCATGTGGCTGTGTTGAGACTTcagtttatttaatttattttttagCTTTTCCTTCTTAGCTTTCATATTGGGATTTTTGTTTTCATAATTCTGACTTCATTGCAGATGAGTTGCGTGTATATCATTTGATGATAACGCCTGTTGGCTTGCTACTTGTAACAGTTTTCTGTCGCTGTATTGACAAGCCAGTACTTACCCATGGTATGCCATTCTTTTCCATGCAGCGGCATCTCCTTGATTTCCTTGATAAAGTTGAAGTGGATAACCTTCCATTGGTCTTATCTGTTGCAAACTTATGCAACAAATCTTGCGTCAAACTGTTCGAGAGATGCCTGGAGATGGTAGTCCAGTCAGATCTTGACATGATTACTCTAGAGAAAGCATTGCCTCAAGATGTTATCAAGCAAATTACTGATTCACGGATAACTCTTGGATTAGCTTCACCCGAAGACAATGGCTTTCCTAACAAACACGTAAGAAGGATACTCAGAGCACTTGATTCTGATGATGTGGAGCTTGTCAGGATGCTGCTCACAGAAGGGCAGACAAACCTTGATGATGCATTTGCATTGCACTATGCTGTAGAACACTGTGACTCAAAAATTACAACagaacttctggacatcgcactTGCGGATGTTAATCTCAGAAACCCAAGAGGTTATACTGTTCTTCACATCGCCGCTAAGCGGAGAGATCCTAAAATCGTTGTCTCCCTTTTAACCAAAGGTGCCCGGCCTTCGGATTTAACATTTGATGGAAGAAAAGCAGTTCAAATCTCAAAGAGACTCACAAAACATGGGGATTATTTTGGGAATACTGAAGAAGGAAAACCGTCTCCCAATGATAAATTATGCATTGAGATATTGGAGCAAGCTGAAAGAAGGGATCCACAATTTGGAGAAGCATCGGTTTCTCTTGCATTGGCTGGTGACTGTCTTCGTGGGATGTTACTGTACCTTGAAAACCGAGGTAATATTCATCTACATATGGTGTAGTGTTCAAAATTAGTTGTTTGGTAAGGTTTACAGTTGGTGGTGTTTTGCATGTGAAGTGAAGTGAAGCTCTCCATGGGCAATTAGCAATGTGTTAACCTTTTTTTTATTCTATTGGAAGTTGTTTtttcacacaattattttcatgctTTGTAGTTGCTTTGGCAAGGATAATGTTTCCAATTGAGGCAAGAGTAGCAATGGACATTGCTCAAGTGGATGGTACTTTGGAATTTACCCTTGGTTATGGTACAAATCCACCTCTGGAGATAACAACCGTTGATCTAAATGATACTTCTTTCAAAATGAAGGAGGAACACTTAGCTCGGATGAGAGCCCTCTCCAAAACAGGTGAGGCACAGCTTGCATTTCTGTCTTTCGGGTGTTCTGTTTTTAGCTTTCTAGATTTTTGTTCCTGCCTTCTCCTTTTTGTGTTAGTTTGCTTGTAAGACCCGTTCCATGTTAGCGATTTCTTCTGGTACAAATGACGCAGACTTGGGGTTGTGTTCAAGAAAGAATAAAATCTCAATAAGATTACTGGTGTAGATAAGGTTGAAATCCCAGATTTTATCCCCTCCTGTTAAGAACTGAAGAGTGAACCCAAATATGTACACTTGACTAATAATCATACAAAATGCTAATCGGTGGTTGAATTGCTAATGATTACTCTCACATGTGTGTGCGCACACATTCAGCTATAAGATGATATTTTACCAAGTTTATGAATCTGGACTAACTGTAATCTGAATGTTTATACCAGTGGAACTCGGCAAACGTTTCTTCCCGCGCTGTTCAAATGTGCTGGACAAGATCATGGACGATGAACCTGAGCTGGCTTCGCTCGGAACAGATGCATGCTCCGAGAGGAAGAGGAGGTTTCACGACCTGCAAGATACGCTTCTGAAGGCGTTCAGCGAGGACAAGGAGGAGTTTAACAGAACGACAACCCTTTCATCTTCGTCATCGTCGACGTCCACTGTAGCAAGGAACTTGGCAGGTCGAACTAGGAGATGAGCACCCTGGCCAATTCTTGCCATATTGATAGCTGATTCTTTTTCTGTCTGAAACTGCTCGCCAGATCTTTCTTTTCTATTTAGCGAGTACTAGTACTGTAGCATCATCGTCAGATATGATGAAGCTGTTGGCTTTGGCCCCTGGAAATCGCTTAGTAATGCTCTTTTTTGCTTGTATAGTAACAGTTGTCCATACAGTATTTTGTTGATGAAGCAAATGGATCCATGTAGTAGCAGCTCTTGGCTTCTGACTTTGATTATTGGTGAGAAACAGTTGGTAGTTTCTGCTTTGCCTGATTGCTCTGCCTGACTGAATACTAGCATTGCCCCTGTAGTTTATCTCTGAAGCATCTACCGCTGAAAAGGGCTATGTTTTTACCTTTTGACAGTCGCCATTTTGCTGCGCCTTCTGTCCTACCAGTAGTATTGCCGGAGTGAATATTATCTAGTTGGACTGAACTACCGAGGCAGAGCAAATTCACCACCAAAAACCATGGAATAAATTACATCCACGGTACGCTAGGGTTCACTTCGGTCACCAAAAGTGTCGAAGTTCAGCAATTAAAGTTGTCAAAATATCTCACTCTAAGACTACCCATGGTGGAAATAACATACTCAGGTAACATCACATATATTTAGATAAAATGGATGATTTGGCAACTAATAATGGATGATAACAGTGGAGTCAGGTTTTCCCCCTTCTCTCTCGCGActgcgtcgccccccccccccccgcgggcgaCCGGCCGCGCGACGGGCCTCCTCTCTCCAggctcccccctccctccttccttctcggcgccgtcgccggcacccGCGGCCAGCTTGGCCCCGGGGCTGCTGGTGGCGGCGGCCTCCTGGCCCTTCCCCTCCCGGTCGCTCTCCGGCGCGGGCGGAGCCGTTCCGGGGGGTGCATCTAGGCGGCGGCGGTCTGGCATGGCGGCGGGGCTCCGTGGCGCATGCAGGCGAGCAGCTGGGCGGCGGCGCCGCCGTTGGCGgctgggcggcgcggcggcgggatctCGCGACgtccgctcggcccagatctgggcccttcgggccccatctgggcctgggcgggccggcggcggggatggCTCCGGCGTGGCTTCTGGGAGGCGGGGAGATGCGACGAGTGGCTGGGTGCCGGCGGCGATGACGCCGGCCTGCTGCATCGCGGCCGGTGGGGCTTAACGGGCCCGCTTCGGGCCTGGATGGGCCAAGGGTGGCCCGGCATGCCCCGCTGccgcgtccggacggctaccgcgacggtgccggaggcacgggcctcctgcacgacggcggtggaggtggttccctcccgctcggcATCGGTGTTGCTGCTCCCGTCGTGGTGAGCTTCTCTCCggtcctcttggcctcgtggtggtgtttgtagtgaggcggcgtgggtggcggcgctactgcgttggcgcatggtggtgggcgAAGGTTTGGCGGGTCGGTTCCGTCTGGTTGGGCGGTTGGGGTTGGAATGCGGGAGAAATCCCTACCGGCTTCGGCCCGACGCGGTGACacctgcgggtgccaccattccttcctggAGGGTCTCGGTGGTATCCAccccccacctccctccgcgtgcCCGGGGAAACCTGAGGACTCGTCCGGGCAGCAGCGCCGTCGgcgtcgcatcccttcttggaggtgctgcttggtacgcggcggATCGGAGCCTCGGTTTGTGGTGATTTGTTTCCGGTGGGCGCCGCGGTGGCAGGTCATCCGCGCTTTGCCAAGCTGCCGTGGTTGGcatttatttcttcttctttttctcttggTGTGTTGTGCTGCTCGCCACAGCGTTATCTGTactcggtgttggttgctttggaatacaaagcggggggaaaccctttttcggtataatgaagaaagagaggcatgtggtaacatagttaattactagtagtatgagtaacatcacacatatcaagacaagatgagtctataacctaataaatgaagtgttgcatgacaccacataTATGTTACCCCCCACTATAgtggtactccctccggtcctttttactctgcatataagaattgtctcaagtcaaacttcgtaaagtttgaccatatttatatgaaaagaGATTAGCATCTAAAATGCTAGTTTTATATAATATGAAAACTAAAGTCATGACACAtctgaatgttggtattttttttataaacttggtcagaATTTATgaggtttgacttcagacaaatcttatatgcgaactaaaaataACCGGAGGGGGtagtaactgttggggaacgtagtaatttcaaaaaaattcctacgcacacgc
Coding sequences within:
- the LOC123077414 gene encoding BTB/POZ domain and ankyrin repeat-containing protein NPR1 — protein: MEAPSSHVTASFSDCDDSVSMGDAAPDADVEALRRLSDNLAAAFRSPDDFAFLADALVAVPGAPDLRVHRCVLSARSPFLRALFKRRAAAAAATGSSGGAEGNRVELRELLGEEVEVGYEALELVLDYLYSGRVRDLPKSACACVDVDGCAHVGCHPAVSFMAQVLFAASTFQVGELASLFQRHLLDFLDKVEVDNLPLVLSVANLCNKSCVKLFERCLEMVVQSDLDMITLEKALPQDVIKQITDSRITLGLASPEDNGFPNKHVRRILRALDSDDVELVRMLLTEGQTNLDDAFALHYAVEHCDSKITTELLDIALADVNLRNPRGYTVLHIAAKRRDPKIVVSLLTKGARPSDLTFDGRKAVQISKRLTKHGDYFGNTEEGKPSPNDKLCIEILEQAERRDPQFGEASVSLALAGDCLRGMLLYLENRVALARIMFPIEARVAMDIAQVDGTLEFTLGYGTNPPLEITTVDLNDTSFKMKEEHLARMRALSKTVELGKRFFPRCSNVLDKIMDDEPELASLGTDACSERKRRFHDLQDTLLKAFSEDKEEFNRTTTLSSSSSSTSTVARNLAGRTRR